The following are from one region of the Salvia hispanica cultivar TCC Black 2014 chromosome 1, UniMelb_Shisp_WGS_1.0, whole genome shotgun sequence genome:
- the LOC125190355 gene encoding berberine bridge enzyme-like 18, producing the protein MKNHSISTLSFSLLLILSCTLAANADRQDKFLQCLTYQFKNYSSISDDIYTPLNSAYTSILQFSIQNPRFASESTPKPQVIITPKHESQIPSVVRCARQSGLEIRTRSGGHDMEGLSYVSQVPFVIIDLINLSEVTVNVEEKTAWIEAGATTGIVYYKIAEKSPTLGFPGAIFTTVGVGGHFSGGGYGAMVRKHGLAADNVVDARIIDVHGRILDRKSMGEDLFWAIRGGGAASFGVITAWKVQLVDVPETVTVFSINRNVEEQNGTELWHRWQYVAPRADKDLFVGVIVLRVNTTVQVNFFSVFQGGAERLVSYMQEIFPELGLVREDCTEMSWIQSALFINQMPIDPVDALLNRTQPFGLRQLKTKSDYVRKPVPLNAIEGMVTMLREPEADGTMYYLVPYGGRMNEISELETPFPHRAGALYQLASLTYWQNSEAAEADRYISWSRRYYEYMTPYVSSSPREAYYNYRDLDIGVNNPNGKTSYARASIWGKPYYKDNFDRLVRVKTVVDPTNFFKNEQSIPPLQAKWTRKGN; encoded by the coding sequence atgaaaaatcattcaatCTCAactctttcattttctcttcttctcatATTGTCATGCACTTTGGCAGCAAATGCTGATAGACAAGACAAATTCCTTCAATGTCTCACCTATCAATTCAAGAACTACTCCTCCATTTCGGATGATATTTACACTCCTTTAAACTCCGCTTACACTTCCATCCTCCAATTCTCCATTCAAAACCCTAGATTCGCATCGGAATCCACTCCCAAACCGCAAGTGATCATAACCCCAAAGCATGAATCCCAGATCCCGTCTGTCGTACGTTGTGCCAGACAGAGTGGTCTGGAGATCAGAACTCGAAGTGGTGGCCATGACATGGAGGGATTGTCTTACGTGTCACAAGTCCCGTTCGTGATCATTGACTTGATCAATCTCAGCGAAGTCACGGTCAACGTGGAGGAGAAAACTGCGTGGATTGAAGCAGGTGCGACCACCGGTATCGTATACTACAAGATTGCAGAAAAGAGCCCTACATTAGGGTTTCCTGGGGCTATTTTCACTACCGTTGGTGTCGGTGGCCACTTCAGTGGAGGAGGCTATGGTGCAATGGTGCGAAAACATGGCCTCGCTGCAGATAACGTTGTTGATGCGAGAATAATCGACGTTCATGGAAGAATCCTCGACAGGAAATCAATGGGCGAGGATCTATTTTGGGCGATCAGAGGTGGCGGAGCTGCCAGTTTTGGCGTGATCACTGCCTGGAAAGTGCAACTGGTGGATGTTCCAGAAACAGTCACTGTTTTCTCAATCAATCGGAACGTGGAAGAACAGAACGGTACAGAGTTGTGGCATCGCTGGCAATACGTGGCGCCTCGAGCAGACAAAGACCTGTTCGTCGGTGTCATCGTGTTAAGGGTGAACACGACGGTCCAAGTCAACTTCTTCTCAGTTTTCCAAGGCGGCGCCGAAAGATTAGTTTCATACATGCAAGAAATCTTCCCAGAGTTAGGGTTAGTGAGAGAAGACTGCACAGAAATGAGCTGGATCCAATCTGCCTTGTTTATCAACCAAATGCCGATCGATCCAGTAGATGCTCTGCTCAACCGGACTCAACCCTTCGGCCTCAGACAGCTCAAGACCAAGTCCGATTATGTCCGGAAGCCAGTTCCTTTAAACGCGATCGAAGGCATGGTGACCATGTTACGCGAACCGGAAGCAGATGGGACTATGTACTATTTGGTTCCATATGGTGGaagaatgaatgaaatatCAGAATTGGAAACTCCATTTCCTCACAGAGCCGGTGCACTCTACCAACTAGCTAGCCTGACTTACTGGCAAAACTCCGAGGCAGCGGAAGCGGACAGATACATAAGCTGGAGCCGTAGATATTACGAATACATGACTCCTTATGTGTCAAGCTCGCCCAGGGAAGCGTACTACAACTACAGAGATCTCGACATTGGAGTGAATAACCCTAATGGGAAGACAAGTTATGCACGAGCCAGCATTTGGGGGAAGCCGTATTACAAGGATAATTTCGATCGTCTTGTTCGGGTGAAGACAGTGGTTGATCCGACTAATTTCTTCAAGAACGAACAGAGCATTCCACCGTTGCAAGCGAAGTGGACTAGGAAAGGGAATTAA